A genome region from Coffea arabica cultivar ET-39 chromosome 7e, Coffea Arabica ET-39 HiFi, whole genome shotgun sequence includes the following:
- the LOC113702801 gene encoding uncharacterized protein gives MEEGKSWKNCAFLNHIGKDPNSSNKVAMQCYHDLGNSLQHLDKIIEKQNSEQVAKNRLQLQVSIDATKWCAFQAVAFRGHDESLDSNNRGNFIELIKHVSSYNEKVAAVVLDNAPRNASYTSPTIQKEILSIWSIKIQKHIREEISDSKFSILVDEAQDRSKREQMAIVLRFVDKQGYI, from the coding sequence ATGGAAGAAGGTAAATCATGGAAAAATTGTGCTTTTTTAAATCACATTGGAAAAGATCCTAACTCATCAAACAAAGTGGCAATGCAATGCTATCATGATTTGGGAAACTCATTGCAACATCTTGATAAAATTATTGAGAAGCAAAATTCTGAGCAGGTTGCAAAAAATCGGTTGCAACTTCAAGTTTCCATAGATGCTACAAAATGGTGTGCATTTCAAGCGGTGGCTTTTAGGGGTCATGATGAAAGTTTAGATTCTAACAATCGAGGTAATTTTATTGAGTTGATCAAGCATGTGTCTTCTTATAATGAAAAAGTGGCTGCTGTGGTTCTTGATAATGCTCCTCGAAATGCATCTTATACTTCTCCTACGATCCAAAAGGAGATATTGTCCATTTGGTCGATCAAGATACAAAAGCATATTCGAGAGGAGATTagtgattcaaaattttctatacTTGTTGATGAGGCTCAAGATAGATCAAAAAGAGAGCAAATGGCTATTGTTCTTAGATTTGTGGACAAGCAAGGCTATATTTGA
- the LOC113699671 gene encoding uncharacterized protein, with product MRGEWNGLQALFIQECPYAYYIHCFAHRLQLTLVATSQEVIPVEQFFTNLSLLINLVSSSCKRVDQLRVARIAELIAIDELETGRGQNQMGTSKRPGTTRWGSHFSSICSLFTEYEDICSILIDVINYGNTSTQRSEADRVYDFMTFFDFVLVMHMMRDILGFAQVLSQALQCKSQDILNALKLVSVTKDRLQSYRDDGWNELFTNGKTFCDARNIEMPDMNVIYKAGRGRIRKQNDPITMEHHYRIDVFLATVDSQILEMKNRFKEDLQNLSSLQELCQVLAKTRKSMCYTLIDRLIRLILTLPVSTATTERAFSAMKIIKTCLRSRMEEDFLANSMIITTHDGSEDTEDTKDSDNNVDDDLDKEEEDNSSNENDFGPPFVEAEEEDQIEEHDDPDNYGGFKENDDPEHFDNDENNGNLIRILTWMGPNVE from the exons ATGCGTGGAGAATGGAATGGACTGCAAGCATTATTTATTCAGGAGTGCCCCTATGCATATTATATTCACTGTTTTGCTCATCGACTGCAATTAACATTGGTAGCAACATCTCAAGAGGTAATTCCTGTGGAACAATTCTTTACAAACTTATCTCTTCTTATAAATTTAGTTTCATCTTCTTGCAAACGGGTGGACCAACTTAGAGTTGCTAGAATTGCTGAATTGATTGCTATTGATGAACTTGAGACTGGTAGGGGTCAGAATCAGATGGGTACCTCAAAACGGCCAGGGACTACAAGATGGGGGTCTCATTTTAGTTCTATCTGTAGCTTATTCACAGAATATGAAGACATTTGCTCTATCCTAATTGATGTTATCAATTATGGAAATACATCAACTCAAAGAAGTGAAGCTGACAGAGTTTATGATTTCATGACAttctttgattttgttcttGTTATGCATATGATGAGGGACATTTTAGGATTTGCACAAGTACTTTCTCAAGCTTTACAATGCAAATCTCAAGATATTTTGAATGCCCTTAAATTGGTTTCAGTAACAAAGGATCGACTTCAAAGTTATAGAGATGATGGATGGAATGAATTGTTCACCAATGGAAAGACATTTTGTGATGCACGAAATATAGAGATGCCTGATATGAATGTCATTTATAAAGCAGGTCGAGGAAGAATTCGAAAACAAAATGATCCAATTACCATGGAGCATCACTACAGGATTGATGTGTTTTTGGCAACGGTTGATTCTCAAATACTTGAAATGAAGAATAGGTTTAAGGAAGAT CTTCAAAATTTGTCATCACTTCAGGAGTTGTGCCAAGTGTTAGCGAAGACAAGAAAGTCAATGTGCTATACTCTTATTGATAGATTGATTCGTCTTATTTTGACTCTTCCTGTTTCAACAGCTACAACAGAGCGTGCATTTTCTGCTATGAAAATCATCAAGACTTGTTTGCGTTCTAGGATGGAGGAAGACTTTCTTGCCAACTCTATGATAAT CACAACTCATGATGGTTCTGAGGACACTGAGGACACAAAAGATTCTGATAATAATGTGGACGATGATCTTGATAAGGAGGAGGAGGACAACTCTAGTAATGAGAATGATTTTGGTCCTCCATTTGTGGAGGCTGAAGAAGAAGATCAAATTGAAGAA CATGATGATCCTGATAATTATGGTGGTTTTAAGGAGAATGATGATCCTGAGCATTTTGATAATGATGAGAATAATGGTAATCTGATCAGGATTCTAACTTGGATGGGCCCAAACGTAGAGTGA